A part of Kryptolebias marmoratus isolate JLee-2015 linkage group LG8, ASM164957v2, whole genome shotgun sequence genomic DNA contains:
- the LOC108232144 gene encoding semaphorin-3F-like isoform X1, translated as MTVTMTAPGARLLLLALCVYRGSGSQQFAPRVRLSFKELMDTKAARPFSFSFNTSDYRILLMDQDQGRLYLGSREYLVALDMHNVNKEPLIIHWPASAKRKGECQMTGKGKQGECANFVRLIEPWNRTHLYTCGTGAYQPICTFVNRGWRAEDYLFRLVPGYVDSGKGKCSYDPKQENVALLINDNLYAGVHIDFMSTDAALFRTMGGRPAIRTEQYDSRWLNEPVFIQIQQIPDSAEKNDDKLYFFFREKSLDTTGGASPTVFARVGRVCLNDEGGQKSLVNRWTTFLKARLICSVIGADGVETPFDELRDVFIQPTQDERNPMVYALFTTAGSVFKGSAVCVYSMADIRNVFNGPFAHKHGHNYQWTEYTGKIPYPRPGTCPGGTFTPGIRSSKNFSDEAVNFIRSHPLMFHPVYPIHRRPLVVRTGVDYRYTALVVDQVDAVDGRYEVLFLGTDRGTVQKVIVLPKDPTSMEELTLEEVEVFRTRASVKTMKISSKRQQLYVSSDAGLTQVSLHRCGVYGRACSDCCLARDPYCAWDGESCSAFTPSTKRRSRRQDVKHGDPLRQCRGFNAKVEKRLRETMQFGVEGSSTFLECQPRCPQATVKWLFQREGKRKVLNRAGGVLKTNHGILLKSLNQSDAGLYHCLATENNFKHTVARVALRILDRDIVLALTARDEDEEPKGRQAGPYSQSPLTSTPFLPEIRLINQYCQSYWEQVSPKQQQQQQQRKRTSRRHTESQDQGLG; from the exons ATGACTGTTACCATGACAGCGCCAGGAGCCCGGCTCCTCCTGTTGGCCCTCTGTGTTTACAGAGGCTCGGGCTCGCAGCAGTTTGCGCCGCGAGTTCGCCTCTCCTTCAAAG AGCTCATGGACACAAAAGCAGCCAGACCCTTCAGTTTCTCCTTCAACACCAGCGACTACCGCATCCTCCTGATGGATCAGGATCAGGGCCGCCTGTACCTGGGCAGCCGAGAGTACCTGGTGGCTCTGGACATGCACAACGTCAACAAGGAGCCGCTCATA ATCCACTGGCCAGCCTCAGCCAAGAGAAAGGGAGAATGTCAGATGACAGGAAAGGGTAAACAG GGTGAGTGTGCCAACTTTGTGCGTTTGATTGAGCCCTGGAACCGCACCCACCTCTACACCTGTGGGACTGGGGCGTATCAACCCATCTGCACATTCGTCAACCGAGGCTGGAGGGCAGAG GACTACTTGTTTCGGCTGGTTCCTGGGTATGTGGATTCAGGGAAGGGAAAATGTTCCTATGATCCCAAACAGGAAAACGTTGCACTTCTGATTA ATGATAACCTATATGCAGGTGTCCATATTGACTTCATGAGCACAGATGCCGCTCTGTTTAGGACCATGGGAGGGAGGCCAGCGATCAGGACAGAGCAGTATGACTCCAGATGGCTGAACG AGCCTGTGTTTATTCAGATCCAGCAGATCCCTGACAGTGCAGAAAAAAACGACGATAAACTTTACTTCTTCTTCCGTGAGAAGAGTCTAGACACCACCGGTGGGGCGAGCCCCACGGTTTTTGCCAGGGTGGGGAGAGTGTGTCTG AATGACGAAGGTGGACAGAAATCCCTGGTGAATCGCTGGACGACGTTCCTGAAGGCTCGTCTCATCTGCTCCGTGATAGGAGCCGACGGCGTTGAGACACCGTTTGATGAACTAC gggatgtttttattcagccaACACAAGATGAGCGAAACCCCATGGTGTACGCTCTCTTCACCACAGCAGG CTCCGTGTTCAAGGGCTCAGCAGTCTGTGTGTACTCAATGGCTGACATCCGCAATGTCTTTAATGGACCATTTGCGCACAAACATGGCCATAACTACCAGTGGACAGAGTATACCGGCAAGATTCCTTATCCGCGGCCAGGCACA TGTCCAGGAGGAACCTTCACTCCTGGCATCCGCTCCTCCAAGAACTTCTCAGATGAAGCCGTAAATTTCATCAGATCCCATCCCCTCATGTTCCATCCGGTTTATCCTATCCATCGTCGCCCCCTGGTGGTGAGAACCGGCGTGGACTACAGGTACACGGCACTGGTGGTGGATCAGGTGGACGCTGTGGACGGGCGCTATGAGGTGCTCTTTctgggcacag ATCGAGGCACTGTGCAAAAAGTTATTGTTTTGCCCAAGGACCCAACAAGCATGGAAGAACTGACGCTCGAGGAGGTGGAAGTTTTCCGG ACCAGAGCTTCGGTCAAAACAATGAAGATTTCTTCTAAAAGA CAACAGCTGTACGTGTCTTCAGACGCCGGGCTGACCCAGGTGTCGCTGCACCGCTGTGGCGTGTATGGCCGGGCCTGTTCCGACTGCTGCCTGGCGCGGGACCCCTACTGCGCCTGGGACGGCGAGAGCTGCTCGGCTTTCACCCCGTCGACCAAAAG gaggagcaggaggcagGATGTTAAACACGGCGATCCACTGAGACAATGCAGGGGCTTTAATGCCAAAG TAGAGAAACGCCTGAGAGAGACAATGCAGTTTGGGGTGGAGGGCAGCAGTACCTTCTTGGAGTGTCAGCCTCGCTGCCCTCAGGCCACCGTCAAGTGGCTTTTCCAGAGGGAGGGAAAGAGGAAAGTG CTGAACCGAGCTGGAGGAGTCCTGAAGACCAACCACGGCATCCTTCTGAAGTCGCTCAACCAATCGGACGCAGGGCTCTACCACTGCCTCGCcactgaaaacaactttaagcACACCGTGGCCCGCGTGGCGCTGCGCATCCTCGACCGAGACATTGTTCTAGCCCTCACCGCTCGGGATGAGGACGAGGAGCCAAAGGGCCGCCAAGCAGGGCCTTATTCGCAGTCGCCCCTCACCTCCACACCCTTCCTGCCTGAGATCAGACTCATTAACCAGTACTGCCAGTCCTACTGGGAACAAGTCAGccccaaacagcagcagcagcagcagcagaggaagcgCACCAGCCGCAGACACACAGAAAGCCAGGACCAAGGCCTCGGTTAG
- the LOC108232144 gene encoding semaphorin-3F-like isoform X2, translating into MTVTMTAPGARLLLLALCVYRGSGSQQFAPRVRLSFKELMDTKAARPFSFSFNTSDYRILLMDQDQGRLYLGSREYLVALDMHNVNKEPLIIHWPASAKRKGECQMTGKGKQGECANFVRLIEPWNRTHLYTCGTGAYQPICTFVNRGWRAEDYLFRLVPGYVDSGKGKCSYDPKQENVALLINDNLYAGVHIDFMSTDAALFRTMGGRPAIRTEQYDSRWLNEPVFIQIQQIPDSAEKNDDKLYFFFREKSLDTTGGASPTVFARVGRVCLNDEGGQKSLVNRWTTFLKARLICSVIGADGVETPFDELRDVFIQPTQDERNPMVYALFTTAGSVFKGSAVCVYSMADIRNVFNGPFAHKHGHNYQWTEYTGKIPYPRPGTCPGGTFTPGIRSSKNFSDEAVNFIRSHPLMFHPVYPIHRRPLVVRTGVDYRYTALVVDQVDAVDGRYEVLFLGTDRGTVQKVIVLPKDPTSMEELTLEEVEVFRTRASVKTMKISSKRQQLYVSSDAGLTQVSLHRCGVYGRACSDCCLARDPYCAWDGESCSAFTPSTKRRSRRQDVKHGDPLRQCRGFNAKEKRLRETMQFGVEGSSTFLECQPRCPQATVKWLFQREGKRKVLNRAGGVLKTNHGILLKSLNQSDAGLYHCLATENNFKHTVARVALRILDRDIVLALTARDEDEEPKGRQAGPYSQSPLTSTPFLPEIRLINQYCQSYWEQVSPKQQQQQQQRKRTSRRHTESQDQGLG; encoded by the exons ATGACTGTTACCATGACAGCGCCAGGAGCCCGGCTCCTCCTGTTGGCCCTCTGTGTTTACAGAGGCTCGGGCTCGCAGCAGTTTGCGCCGCGAGTTCGCCTCTCCTTCAAAG AGCTCATGGACACAAAAGCAGCCAGACCCTTCAGTTTCTCCTTCAACACCAGCGACTACCGCATCCTCCTGATGGATCAGGATCAGGGCCGCCTGTACCTGGGCAGCCGAGAGTACCTGGTGGCTCTGGACATGCACAACGTCAACAAGGAGCCGCTCATA ATCCACTGGCCAGCCTCAGCCAAGAGAAAGGGAGAATGTCAGATGACAGGAAAGGGTAAACAG GGTGAGTGTGCCAACTTTGTGCGTTTGATTGAGCCCTGGAACCGCACCCACCTCTACACCTGTGGGACTGGGGCGTATCAACCCATCTGCACATTCGTCAACCGAGGCTGGAGGGCAGAG GACTACTTGTTTCGGCTGGTTCCTGGGTATGTGGATTCAGGGAAGGGAAAATGTTCCTATGATCCCAAACAGGAAAACGTTGCACTTCTGATTA ATGATAACCTATATGCAGGTGTCCATATTGACTTCATGAGCACAGATGCCGCTCTGTTTAGGACCATGGGAGGGAGGCCAGCGATCAGGACAGAGCAGTATGACTCCAGATGGCTGAACG AGCCTGTGTTTATTCAGATCCAGCAGATCCCTGACAGTGCAGAAAAAAACGACGATAAACTTTACTTCTTCTTCCGTGAGAAGAGTCTAGACACCACCGGTGGGGCGAGCCCCACGGTTTTTGCCAGGGTGGGGAGAGTGTGTCTG AATGACGAAGGTGGACAGAAATCCCTGGTGAATCGCTGGACGACGTTCCTGAAGGCTCGTCTCATCTGCTCCGTGATAGGAGCCGACGGCGTTGAGACACCGTTTGATGAACTAC gggatgtttttattcagccaACACAAGATGAGCGAAACCCCATGGTGTACGCTCTCTTCACCACAGCAGG CTCCGTGTTCAAGGGCTCAGCAGTCTGTGTGTACTCAATGGCTGACATCCGCAATGTCTTTAATGGACCATTTGCGCACAAACATGGCCATAACTACCAGTGGACAGAGTATACCGGCAAGATTCCTTATCCGCGGCCAGGCACA TGTCCAGGAGGAACCTTCACTCCTGGCATCCGCTCCTCCAAGAACTTCTCAGATGAAGCCGTAAATTTCATCAGATCCCATCCCCTCATGTTCCATCCGGTTTATCCTATCCATCGTCGCCCCCTGGTGGTGAGAACCGGCGTGGACTACAGGTACACGGCACTGGTGGTGGATCAGGTGGACGCTGTGGACGGGCGCTATGAGGTGCTCTTTctgggcacag ATCGAGGCACTGTGCAAAAAGTTATTGTTTTGCCCAAGGACCCAACAAGCATGGAAGAACTGACGCTCGAGGAGGTGGAAGTTTTCCGG ACCAGAGCTTCGGTCAAAACAATGAAGATTTCTTCTAAAAGA CAACAGCTGTACGTGTCTTCAGACGCCGGGCTGACCCAGGTGTCGCTGCACCGCTGTGGCGTGTATGGCCGGGCCTGTTCCGACTGCTGCCTGGCGCGGGACCCCTACTGCGCCTGGGACGGCGAGAGCTGCTCGGCTTTCACCCCGTCGACCAAAAG gaggagcaggaggcagGATGTTAAACACGGCGATCCACTGAGACAATGCAGGGGCTTTAATGCCAAAG AGAAACGCCTGAGAGAGACAATGCAGTTTGGGGTGGAGGGCAGCAGTACCTTCTTGGAGTGTCAGCCTCGCTGCCCTCAGGCCACCGTCAAGTGGCTTTTCCAGAGGGAGGGAAAGAGGAAAGTG CTGAACCGAGCTGGAGGAGTCCTGAAGACCAACCACGGCATCCTTCTGAAGTCGCTCAACCAATCGGACGCAGGGCTCTACCACTGCCTCGCcactgaaaacaactttaagcACACCGTGGCCCGCGTGGCGCTGCGCATCCTCGACCGAGACATTGTTCTAGCCCTCACCGCTCGGGATGAGGACGAGGAGCCAAAGGGCCGCCAAGCAGGGCCTTATTCGCAGTCGCCCCTCACCTCCACACCCTTCCTGCCTGAGATCAGACTCATTAACCAGTACTGCCAGTCCTACTGGGAACAAGTCAGccccaaacagcagcagcagcagcagcagaggaagcgCACCAGCCGCAGACACACAGAAAGCCAGGACCAAGGCCTCGGTTAG